A stretch of Microbacterium caowuchunii DNA encodes these proteins:
- a CDS encoding type II toxin-antitoxin system RelE family toxin, protein MTYQIELRPAAVRALKQIDHQDRDRIHGAIALLGEDPRPPAATALQGRPGLRVRIGDYRVIYTVDDNVLIVAVITLGHRRDVYDR, encoded by the coding sequence GTGACCTACCAGATCGAACTGCGTCCCGCCGCGGTCCGCGCGTTGAAGCAAATTGACCACCAGGACCGCGACCGCATTCACGGGGCGATCGCACTTCTGGGCGAGGACCCACGGCCACCAGCAGCCACAGCGCTCCAGGGACGCCCCGGCCTCCGAGTCCGCATCGGGGACTATCGCGTCATCTACACCGTCGACGACAACGTCCTCATCGTCGCCGTGATCACACTCGGCCACCGCCGCGACGTCTACGACCGCTGA
- a CDS encoding type II toxin-antitoxin system Phd/YefM family antitoxin codes for MRCPYTDPSTTANARNHLSDVIDRSKSEPVFIERRGQRAAVVVSPEQYERMLEALEDAEDVAAFDEAMAEEGPNIPWAQVKADLGWK; via the coding sequence GTGCGATGCCCGTATACGGATCCCTCTACGACCGCCAACGCGCGCAACCACCTTTCCGATGTCATTGATCGCTCGAAGAGCGAACCGGTGTTCATTGAGCGTCGTGGTCAGCGCGCCGCCGTTGTCGTCAGTCCTGAGCAGTACGAGCGGATGCTTGAGGCACTCGAAGACGCCGAAGATGTCGCCGCGTTCGACGAGGCCATGGCAGAGGAAGGCCCCAACATCCCGTGGGCTCAGGTGAAAGCCGACCTGGGCTGGAAGTGA
- a CDS encoding AraC family transcriptional regulator: MRDIAGQRALNASSHGSAAGPRQGMAQLRLGHVVLFTTVSGICLPTDPRRTAEDERRYTVLVHAGENGTSHSRIVCADTALDALIGMRGDLRAVAVPDRMLPPHSITAAAVPLAETALVRASRAVVGVLFSVAAVSAGGDSAAATEDVVVAMVRGILREQRPAMIDAGDGDEVEHRVWALIADRHPDPEFDVGTIARELAFSRRQLYRRVTGEAGVAALIAEHRLSTAMRLIGEDPSKPLTDVASSSGFSRLANMRALFTARLGMTPTTYRRGILASRS, from the coding sequence ATGCGAGACATTGCAGGACAACGGGCACTCAACGCGTCCTCGCACGGGTCCGCAGCGGGTCCGCGGCAGGGGATGGCGCAGCTGCGCCTCGGCCATGTCGTGCTGTTCACGACGGTCAGCGGCATCTGCCTGCCCACGGATCCGCGCCGGACTGCGGAGGACGAACGGCGCTACACGGTGCTGGTCCACGCCGGCGAGAACGGCACGTCGCACTCCCGTATCGTGTGCGCGGACACCGCGCTGGATGCCCTGATCGGAATGCGTGGAGATCTCCGCGCCGTCGCCGTGCCGGATCGTATGCTTCCGCCGCATTCCATCACGGCCGCTGCTGTCCCGCTCGCCGAGACCGCCTTGGTGCGGGCCTCGCGTGCGGTGGTGGGCGTCCTCTTCTCCGTGGCTGCGGTCTCCGCCGGCGGGGACTCGGCGGCGGCAACCGAAGACGTGGTCGTCGCGATGGTCCGCGGCATCCTGCGTGAGCAGCGGCCCGCGATGATCGACGCCGGGGATGGCGACGAGGTGGAGCATCGGGTGTGGGCGTTGATCGCCGACCGGCATCCGGATCCGGAGTTCGACGTGGGCACGATCGCGCGGGAACTGGCCTTCAGCCGCCGTCAGCTCTACCGGCGGGTGACGGGCGAGGCCGGGGTTGCCGCCCTCATCGCGGAGCATCGGCTGTCCACGGCGATGCGGCTGATCGGCGAGGACCCCTCCAAGCCGCTGACCGATGTCGCCTCCTCGTCGGGCTTCTCCCGCCTGGCCAACATGCGGGCGCTGTTCACCGCGCGACTGGGGATGACGCCCACCACGTATCGCCGCGGCATCCTGGCCTCACGCAGCTAG
- a CDS encoding energy-coupling factor ABC transporter permease has product MHVPDGFLTLPTSIGTGVVAVAGIALALPRARREGTDDRKAPMVGIVATVVFAAQMINFPVGVGTSGQLMGGALAAVLVGPATAVLCLSVVLIVQALLFADGGIDRSSRFLTARPRLRRASVVPRCGP; this is encoded by the coding sequence ATGCATGTTCCCGACGGATTCCTCACGCTGCCGACCTCGATCGGGACCGGAGTGGTCGCGGTCGCTGGGATCGCCCTGGCGTTGCCCCGGGCCCGCCGCGAGGGGACGGACGACCGCAAGGCGCCGATGGTCGGCATCGTCGCGACGGTCGTCTTCGCGGCGCAGATGATCAACTTCCCCGTCGGGGTGGGGACAAGCGGCCAACTGATGGGCGGAGCGCTCGCCGCCGTCCTGGTCGGCCCGGCAACAGCGGTTCTGTGCCTCAGCGTGGTGCTGATCGTCCAGGCGCTGCTCTTCGCCGACGGCGGCATCGATCGCAGTTCGCGCTTTCTTACAGCGCGTCCGCGCTTGCGGCGAGCGTCCGTAGTACCGCGATGTGGCCCTTGA
- a CDS encoding transcriptional regulator, whose product MADDFDEIIHAPNRLRICSILAEVHEAEFGTLRDALALSDSVLSKHLKVLEDARYIELRKGTVATRTRTWAGLTKEGRVAFKGHIAVLRTLAASADAL is encoded by the coding sequence GTGGCCGACGATTTCGACGAAATCATCCACGCGCCGAACCGGTTGCGCATCTGCTCGATCCTCGCCGAAGTACATGAGGCAGAGTTCGGGACTCTGCGTGATGCGCTGGCCCTCAGTGACTCCGTGCTGAGCAAGCACCTGAAAGTCCTTGAAGACGCCCGCTATATCGAACTGAGAAAGGGAACGGTCGCGACGCGCACCCGCACATGGGCCGGACTCACGAAAGAGGGCCGCGTGGCCTTCAAGGGCCACATCGCGGTACTACGGACGCTCGCCGCAAGCGCGGACGCGCTGTAA
- a CDS encoding fasciclin domain-containing protein — protein sequence MLTTKKKITAGISLAFVGALALAGCSGSAETTETSSAPMASESETMETESAMGDLVGPGCAAYAEEVPDGAGSVEGMAMDPVATAAANNPLLTTLTAAVSGQLNPEVNLVDTLNGGEFTVFAPVDDAFALLDQATLDTLSTDAELLTKILTYHVVPGQVSPDEIDGTHTTVEGQDVEVTGSGDAIMVNGSASVICGGVQTSNATVYLIDEVLMPPA from the coding sequence ATGCTCACCACCAAGAAGAAGATCACAGCCGGTATCTCTCTCGCTTTCGTGGGTGCGCTCGCGCTCGCGGGCTGTAGCGGTTCGGCCGAGACGACCGAGACGTCCTCGGCGCCCATGGCGTCCGAGTCGGAGACCATGGAGACCGAATCGGCCATGGGCGACCTCGTCGGCCCCGGTTGCGCGGCCTACGCCGAAGAGGTGCCGGATGGCGCGGGCTCGGTCGAGGGAATGGCCATGGACCCGGTCGCCACGGCTGCCGCCAACAACCCGCTCCTGACCACGCTCACGGCAGCTGTCAGCGGTCAGCTGAACCCCGAGGTCAACCTCGTCGACACGCTCAACGGCGGCGAGTTCACCGTCTTCGCCCCCGTGGACGACGCCTTCGCCCTCCTCGACCAGGCGACGCTCGACACGCTTTCCACCGACGCCGAGCTGCTGACGAAGATCCTCACCTACCACGTGGTGCCCGGTCAGGTGAGCCCGGACGAGATCGACGGAACGCACACGACCGTCGAGGGTCAGGATGTGGAAGTCACCGGCAGCGGCGACGCGATCATGGTGAACGGCTCCGCGAGCGTCATCTGCGGCGGCGTGCAGACCTCCAACGCCACGGTCTACCTGATCGACGAGGTGCTGATGCCCCCGGCTTGA
- the sigK gene encoding ECF RNA polymerase sigma factor SigK yields MVIDGIDVPDDGSGSVDHVGELIQRVAGGDQNAFARLYDMLSPRVFGLILRVLVDRAQSEEVLQEVFLEVWQSAARFVPNRGQGRSWVLTMAHRRAVDRVRAAQSRADRDVRVGFRDLEVPHDGVAEQVELRIEGKRVAQALAELPEAQREAITLAYYGGYSQSEIAALLGSPLGTVKTRMRDGLSRLRSSMGVTP; encoded by the coding sequence ATGGTGATCGACGGCATCGACGTCCCGGATGACGGGAGCGGGTCGGTCGACCACGTCGGTGAGCTGATCCAGCGGGTCGCCGGTGGGGACCAGAACGCGTTCGCCCGCCTGTACGACATGCTCTCGCCCCGCGTGTTCGGACTCATCCTCCGTGTGCTCGTGGATCGGGCCCAGAGCGAGGAGGTGCTGCAGGAGGTCTTCCTCGAAGTGTGGCAATCCGCCGCCCGGTTCGTTCCGAATAGGGGACAGGGAAGGTCGTGGGTGCTCACGATGGCGCACCGACGTGCGGTGGACCGCGTCCGCGCCGCGCAGTCGAGGGCCGATCGGGACGTGCGTGTGGGCTTCCGTGACCTGGAGGTCCCGCATGATGGCGTGGCCGAGCAGGTGGAGTTGAGAATAGAGGGGAAGCGGGTGGCCCAGGCCCTTGCGGAGCTGCCCGAGGCTCAGCGCGAGGCGATCACCCTCGCGTACTACGGCGGCTACTCTCAGAGCGAGATCGCGGCTCTGCTGGGGTCACCGCTCGGGACCGTGAAGACCAGGATGCGGGACGGCCTGTCCCGACTGAGGAGCAGCATGGGGGTGACGCCATGA
- a CDS encoding anti-sigma factor, producing MSERDFDELSAGDALHALTPDDERALRDTLATEPALQERLDADREAASLLAERVPEVVPPAGIRDALLARIAVTPQDAPPPRDAPSQEGARPHSKAGDERPHSADGDARPHSADARAHSGPETGGASPHSAPEDTRPHSAGGSTPSDAPRRGWGTRAWFALAACLVLIIGIGGAVAVVSQQLNRPEPVVALERIESAADAQSAAATVDGGGEAVLHWSPSLGEAVLVSDDLPTIPEDKTYELWYLRDGEPISAGVFAVDDGDATAILGGEMHEGDTIAITVEPSGGAPGGIPTGSPIVAIAT from the coding sequence ATGAGTGAACGGGATTTCGACGAACTGTCGGCGGGTGACGCCCTGCACGCGCTGACCCCCGACGACGAGCGGGCTCTGCGTGACACCCTCGCGACCGAGCCCGCACTCCAGGAGCGTCTCGACGCCGACCGGGAGGCCGCATCCCTCCTCGCCGAGCGGGTCCCCGAGGTCGTTCCTCCCGCGGGGATCCGTGACGCCCTCCTCGCCCGGATCGCCGTGACCCCGCAGGATGCCCCGCCGCCGCGGGACGCGCCGTCGCAGGAGGGCGCCCGCCCGCACTCGAAGGCCGGGGACGAGCGCCCGCATTCGGCGGACGGGGATGCCCGCCCGCATTCGGCCGACGCGCGCGCGCACTCGGGCCCGGAGACCGGGGGCGCCAGCCCGCATTCGGCCCCGGAGGACACCCGCCCGCATTCCGCCGGCGGAAGCACCCCTTCCGATGCGCCGCGACGGGGATGGGGCACGCGTGCGTGGTTCGCGCTCGCCGCCTGCCTGGTGCTGATCATCGGCATCGGAGGTGCGGTCGCGGTGGTCTCGCAGCAACTGAACCGGCCCGAACCGGTCGTCGCTCTGGAACGGATCGAGAGCGCCGCGGACGCACAGTCCGCAGCGGCGACGGTGGACGGCGGAGGGGAAGCCGTCCTGCACTGGTCGCCCAGCCTCGGCGAGGCCGTCCTGGTGTCGGACGACCTACCCACCATCCCCGAGGACAAGACCTACGAGCTCTGGTACCTCCGGGATGGTGAACCGATCTCGGCCGGTGTCTTCGCCGTGGACGACGGTGACGCCACCGCGATCCTCGGCGGGGAGATGCACGAGGGCGACACGATCGCGATCACGGTGGAACCGTCGGGCGGGGCGCCCGGCGGAATCCCCACAGGTAGCCCGATCGTCGCGATCGCCACGTAG
- a CDS encoding DNA-directed RNA polymerase subunit beta produces MTDDATRFHKPVRRPAELFDRIFPAEDPAEVSRVAHTTASALLTRVRADPDAGTVDRLVAFTDDHGIDDIAELWSRAPARSLPGALWRLYLLQVMIHDDPRTAAFLYERGRGELASADVIVAGAPAPAGPEELVALIDTIMRGLFQGDFAVALERAAAFCRVVASGSTHLADDYEATEPQRGSALTTRALRLATYAEDLSACAALWRRDSLT; encoded by the coding sequence ATGACCGACGACGCCACACGCTTCCACAAACCCGTCCGCCGCCCCGCGGAACTGTTCGACCGGATCTTCCCCGCCGAGGACCCGGCCGAGGTGTCCCGTGTCGCCCACACCACCGCATCCGCCCTGCTGACGCGGGTGCGTGCGGATCCGGATGCGGGCACCGTCGACCGCCTCGTGGCGTTCACCGACGACCACGGCATCGACGACATCGCCGAGCTGTGGTCGCGTGCGCCGGCGCGCTCGCTGCCGGGTGCCCTGTGGCGGCTGTACCTGCTGCAGGTGATGATCCACGACGACCCGCGCACCGCCGCCTTCCTCTACGAGCGCGGCCGCGGGGAGCTCGCGTCCGCCGACGTGATCGTCGCGGGGGCTCCCGCGCCGGCCGGGCCGGAAGAACTCGTGGCGTTGATCGACACGATCATGCGGGGCCTGTTCCAGGGGGATTTCGCGGTCGCCCTGGAGCGCGCCGCGGCCTTCTGCCGCGTCGTCGCCTCCGGCTCGACACATCTCGCGGACGACTACGAAGCGACCGAACCGCAGCGGGGGTCGGCCCTGACGACGCGTGCCCTCCGGCTGGCCACCTACGCCGAGGACCTCTCCGCCTGCGCCGCGCTCTGGCGTCGGGACTCCCTGACCTGA
- a CDS encoding aminodeoxychorismate lyase, translating to MAWRFALLIEPAASDESRADFADTLTPIDPSAPALSIGELSTQRGDGIFESIGVVDAHPQEVQAHLERLAHSARVCDLPAPNLAQWAQAVSVAAAQCPPGECVIKLILSRGVEHGPAPTAWVTVASAADNTAARENGVRVVVLDRGFDSGAPARAPWLLLGAKTLSYAPNMAALREARRRGADDAVFVSSDGVLLEGPTSSLVLRQGDRFVTPAPGAGILHGTTQLSLFAHLEDRGFETAYETLPTAALFEADAAWLVSSVRLAAGITAVDDAPLPYDAAFTRELNDYLLSPRS from the coding sequence ATGGCCTGGCGTTTCGCGCTCCTGATCGAGCCCGCAGCATCCGACGAGTCCCGTGCGGATTTCGCCGACACGCTCACTCCCATCGATCCGTCCGCTCCGGCGCTGAGTATCGGCGAGCTGAGCACGCAGCGTGGCGACGGGATCTTCGAGTCGATCGGTGTCGTGGACGCGCACCCACAGGAGGTGCAGGCGCATCTGGAGCGGCTCGCGCACTCCGCGCGCGTGTGCGACCTGCCCGCGCCGAATCTCGCGCAGTGGGCGCAGGCCGTGTCGGTGGCCGCGGCGCAGTGCCCGCCGGGGGAGTGCGTGATCAAGCTCATCCTCAGCCGCGGGGTCGAGCACGGACCCGCACCGACCGCGTGGGTGACGGTCGCCTCGGCCGCCGACAACACGGCTGCCCGCGAGAACGGCGTGCGCGTGGTCGTCCTGGACCGCGGGTTCGACAGCGGCGCGCCGGCACGGGCGCCGTGGCTCCTGCTCGGAGCGAAGACCCTCTCGTATGCGCCGAACATGGCCGCGCTTCGCGAGGCCCGCCGTCGCGGGGCGGATGACGCCGTCTTCGTCTCGAGCGACGGCGTCCTCCTCGAAGGACCGACGTCGTCCCTCGTCCTGCGGCAGGGCGACCGCTTCGTCACCCCCGCGCCGGGTGCCGGCATCCTGCACGGGACGACCCAGCTGAGTCTGTTCGCCCACCTCGAGGATCGCGGTTTCGAGACCGCGTACGAGACGCTGCCGACGGCGGCGCTGTTCGAGGCGGATGCGGCATGGCTCGTCTCCAGCGTCAGGCTCGCGGCCGGCATCACCGCCGTCGACGACGCGCCGCTGCCGTACGACGCCGCCTTCACGCGGGAGCTGAACGACTACCTGCTCTCGCCCAGGTCCTGA
- a CDS encoding GNAT family N-acetyltransferase has protein sequence MARAAVRYLAEVLPRDTARLRFRRMGPSDLDAMARLLGDPDVMHYYPAPKTREEAAAWIAWNERNYSEHGYGLWIIETHTGAFIGDCGLTWQDVNGFHRLEVGYHVVPEWQGRGIATEAAAACRDLVAEELDVRELIAIIHPENRASERVATKIGMQRVEDDRTAGRSRRIVLSMTV, from the coding sequence GTGGCGCGCGCGGCCGTCCGATATCTTGCTGAGGTGCTTCCCCGGGATACCGCCAGACTCCGCTTCCGCCGGATGGGGCCGTCCGACCTGGACGCGATGGCTCGTCTCCTCGGCGACCCGGACGTCATGCATTACTACCCCGCGCCCAAGACCCGCGAAGAAGCAGCTGCGTGGATCGCATGGAACGAGCGCAACTACTCCGAGCACGGGTACGGACTCTGGATCATCGAGACGCACACGGGCGCCTTCATCGGGGATTGCGGCCTCACCTGGCAGGACGTCAACGGGTTCCACCGGCTCGAAGTGGGGTACCACGTCGTCCCGGAATGGCAGGGGCGGGGCATCGCGACAGAGGCGGCTGCGGCATGCCGCGACCTCGTCGCCGAGGAACTCGACGTGCGGGAGCTGATCGCCATCATCCACCCGGAGAATCGGGCATCTGAGCGCGTCGCCACCAAGATCGGGATGCAGCGCGTCGAGGACGATCGCACGGCGGGCCGTTCACGCCGCATCGTCTTGAGCATGACCGTGTGA
- a CDS encoding type IV toxin-antitoxin system AbiEi family antitoxin domain-containing protein → MCATTGPVIQTYAQLRAGGLSRSQLESQLDIGSLIRLRRGVYAVSGTCVDVRAAATHGGSLACVSGLRHRGVWVLDDAPDLHVWMLPGAHRQHPSSTAGVPGCACIAHWDAASGDRFDIPSVARLLRQLLMCRGTEHFFVSLESALRQGMLSSADLTWLRCNTNEAGRTAIAFARTDADSGIESLLRWRLRDHGLQVRTQARIPSVGIVDLLIGDRLLVEADGGLNHASAPLRHKDLVRDANAAAWGYVTLRFDYAMIVHDWDLVERAILGAVHAGHHR, encoded by the coding sequence AGACGTATGCGCAGCTGCGGGCCGGCGGGTTGTCCCGCTCCCAGCTGGAGTCCCAGCTCGACATCGGAAGCCTCATCCGACTCCGCCGGGGTGTGTACGCGGTGAGCGGCACGTGCGTCGACGTGCGCGCCGCGGCGACCCACGGCGGGTCGCTCGCCTGCGTCTCCGGGCTGCGCCACCGCGGCGTGTGGGTGCTCGATGACGCCCCGGACCTGCACGTGTGGATGCTGCCGGGGGCGCATCGGCAGCATCCGTCGTCCACGGCGGGGGTGCCCGGGTGCGCCTGCATCGCGCACTGGGACGCCGCGAGCGGCGATCGATTCGACATCCCATCCGTCGCGCGCCTGCTGCGTCAGCTTCTGATGTGCCGCGGCACCGAGCACTTCTTCGTCTCGCTCGAGTCGGCACTTCGACAGGGCATGCTCAGTTCGGCCGATCTCACCTGGCTGCGCTGCAATACGAACGAGGCGGGACGGACGGCGATCGCCTTCGCCCGGACGGATGCCGACAGCGGAATCGAGTCGCTGCTGCGCTGGCGGCTGCGCGATCATGGGCTCCAGGTGAGGACCCAGGCCCGGATCCCGTCCGTCGGGATCGTCGACCTGCTCATCGGCGATCGGCTGCTCGTGGAGGCCGATGGCGGGCTGAATCACGCATCCGCGCCCCTGCGTCACAAGGATCTCGTCCGGGATGCCAACGCCGCCGCCTGGGGCTACGTCACCCTGAGGTTCGACTACGCGATGATCGTGCACGACTGGGACCTGGTCGAACGCGCGATCCTCGGCGCGGTCCACGCCGGGCACCACCGCTGA